A genomic region of Marinobacter sp. NP-4(2019) contains the following coding sequences:
- a CDS encoding universal stress protein gives MTNKFKTILVPLDPALESTWRSALPAAIDLASNDQATLCLMTVVPEAEIPAIAVHLPDGLDEKLRDKGLDALETLRAREVPESIHSRSLVGQGRIDKQILRMAAKIDADLIVMASHRPKATDYLISAIAAYVTRHAKSSVMVVRERNEDR, from the coding sequence ATGACAAACAAGTTCAAAACGATTCTGGTGCCGCTGGACCCAGCACTTGAGAGTACCTGGCGCTCGGCTCTGCCAGCGGCGATAGACCTAGCCAGCAACGATCAGGCGACCCTTTGCCTGATGACCGTGGTGCCGGAGGCTGAAATCCCCGCAATTGCGGTGCACTTGCCCGATGGTCTTGACGAGAAGCTGCGGGATAAAGGTTTGGATGCGCTGGAGACATTGCGAGCAAGGGAAGTGCCGGAGTCGATTCACTCCCGCTCACTTGTCGGTCAGGGGCGAATAGACAAGCAGATCCTGCGCATGGCAGCGAAGATCGATGCTGATCTGATTGTCATGGCGTCACACCGCCCGAAAGCAACCGATTATCTTATCAGCGCAATTGCCGCCTACGTCACACGGCATGCCAAGAGCTCTGTCATGGTCGTGCGTGAAAGAAATGAGGATCGTTAA
- a CDS encoding CoA transferase — MNNETQLPLEGVRVVDFGQQIAGPAVAMVLADFGATVVHVDPLEGPQWDNPANAVLNRNKSCIRLDLKQQDDLSKALALIAEADIVVESFRPGVMKKLGVDFQQLREERPDLITLSVPGFASNDSLRREWKATEAVVAASCGAFTDMGFNRVLMGINPSFSPLPLGSSYAISLAASSIALALFEREKTGRGDSIEVPVAAALMEGLSYNSYVVEGLPERYKTMREHEIEHRKANNIPMDLSYDDLQEYLDPFFRTYECSDGRMFYCVCPSHRNHAKRCLQLLGIYDELLAEGLPDVKDLHMPISEWDGETSIGVYPLPRKWADIISTKMKKAFLTRTSEEWGQLFGEGQIPGAPHRTTQEWVNSEHTNTAGLIIEVEDPEFGRMKQPGPIAWLEDIGADMLSPRPRRNVSYDEALAELKTVAAAENVTRPTGTNIGPVSNKGWLEGVRILDLTNVIAGPHSTAFLSRFGAEVIKVDPITPLYDPLIGTLFTFQTGVNKQSALIDIMSEEGREAFNRLVRTVDMVVINAPERQIKTLGLDHETLQSVNPGVLFCRLDCLGGPVRGPKTDYIGYDDIVQANSGIMSRFGGPATPEEHAHLGTLDVNCGFAAGLAMSVALYRKHKTGEVSRARTSLSAVTNFAQAPFAFDYEGRAPFNEPSGRQVLGNHELSHFYPTREGWIFLDSSREELSKLEEVEGLCGISQAVDIPAFLTAAFAKAPASYWADQLQAADIAAAVPMSIESLRAQYSREADGTPGTTLGSYAFSIFRDHPSGHCITQVDHYSIRPSEAMIRAFRPAERFGHSTREVLASVGYSDNEIDGLIEREIAGTGWGKEYLPS, encoded by the coding sequence ATGAATAACGAGACCCAATTACCCCTTGAAGGTGTTCGCGTCGTCGATTTTGGCCAGCAGATCGCAGGCCCGGCCGTCGCTATGGTGTTGGCCGATTTTGGCGCCACCGTCGTTCACGTAGATCCGCTGGAAGGCCCGCAGTGGGATAATCCCGCAAATGCTGTTCTTAACCGTAATAAAAGCTGCATCCGGCTTGACCTGAAACAGCAGGACGATCTGTCAAAGGCATTGGCACTGATTGCCGAGGCAGACATCGTTGTAGAGAGTTTCCGGCCGGGTGTCATGAAAAAGCTTGGCGTCGACTTCCAGCAGCTACGGGAGGAGCGTCCTGATCTGATCACGCTGTCTGTGCCGGGCTTCGCCAGCAACGACTCACTGCGCCGGGAATGGAAAGCCACAGAGGCGGTTGTCGCAGCTTCCTGCGGTGCCTTTACCGACATGGGGTTCAACCGGGTCCTGATGGGCATCAATCCCAGCTTTTCGCCCCTGCCTCTGGGATCGTCCTATGCCATTTCCCTGGCGGCAAGTTCCATAGCACTCGCTTTGTTCGAGCGTGAAAAGACTGGCCGCGGAGACAGCATTGAGGTTCCTGTGGCCGCTGCACTTATGGAGGGACTGTCTTATAACTCCTACGTCGTTGAGGGTCTTCCCGAACGTTACAAAACGATGCGGGAGCACGAAATCGAGCACCGCAAGGCCAACAACATTCCGATGGATCTGAGCTATGATGACCTTCAGGAATATCTCGATCCGTTTTTCCGTACCTACGAATGTTCCGACGGCCGAATGTTCTACTGTGTGTGTCCATCCCACCGGAATCATGCCAAGCGCTGTCTGCAACTGCTCGGGATATACGATGAGCTGCTTGCCGAAGGCCTGCCCGATGTAAAAGACTTGCATATGCCCATCTCCGAGTGGGATGGCGAGACTTCCATCGGAGTCTATCCGTTGCCCAGGAAGTGGGCTGACATCATCTCAACTAAGATGAAAAAAGCATTCCTGACGCGCACCTCCGAGGAGTGGGGTCAATTATTTGGTGAGGGGCAGATCCCCGGTGCGCCCCACCGTACCACCCAGGAATGGGTGAACAGTGAACATACCAACACCGCAGGCCTGATTATCGAAGTGGAGGATCCGGAGTTCGGTCGAATGAAGCAACCCGGACCGATCGCCTGGCTGGAGGATATCGGCGCCGATATGCTGAGTCCGCGTCCGCGAAGAAACGTTAGCTACGATGAAGCCCTTGCTGAGCTGAAAACTGTTGCGGCGGCAGAAAACGTTACCCGTCCAACGGGCACAAACATTGGGCCGGTCAGTAACAAAGGTTGGCTGGAAGGGGTACGAATTCTGGACCTGACCAACGTCATTGCCGGCCCTCATTCAACAGCATTCCTCAGCCGCTTCGGTGCCGAAGTGATCAAGGTCGATCCCATTACGCCGTTGTATGATCCGCTTATCGGAACCCTTTTCACTTTCCAGACCGGTGTCAACAAACAAAGTGCGTTGATCGACATCATGAGTGAAGAAGGCCGGGAGGCTTTCAATCGTCTGGTCCGAACCGTGGATATGGTTGTGATCAACGCGCCAGAACGTCAGATCAAAACACTGGGCCTGGATCATGAAACCCTTCAAAGCGTTAATCCCGGCGTTCTATTCTGCCGCTTGGACTGCCTGGGAGGCCCCGTTCGTGGTCCCAAAACCGATTACATCGGATACGATGACATCGTCCAGGCCAACAGTGGCATCATGAGCCGCTTTGGCGGACCAGCCACGCCGGAGGAGCATGCGCACCTTGGCACGCTCGACGTGAACTGTGGTTTTGCAGCCGGGCTGGCCATGTCAGTGGCGTTGTATCGCAAACACAAAACCGGCGAGGTCTCCAGGGCACGGACTTCCCTGTCCGCTGTTACTAACTTCGCGCAAGCACCCTTTGCGTTCGACTACGAGGGACGGGCACCGTTTAACGAACCCTCCGGCCGTCAGGTGTTGGGCAACCATGAGCTGTCGCACTTCTACCCAACGCGCGAAGGCTGGATCTTCCTGGATTCGAGCCGGGAGGAGTTGTCGAAACTGGAGGAGGTTGAGGGACTCTGTGGCATTTCACAGGCAGTGGACATTCCAGCATTTCTGACGGCTGCCTTTGCCAAGGCACCGGCCAGTTACTGGGCAGATCAGCTTCAGGCTGCGGATATTGCAGCTGCGGTTCCCATGTCTATCGAGAGCCTGCGAGCACAATACAGTCGCGAGGCTGATGGCACACCGGGCACAACTCTCGGCAGCTATGCTTTCTCGATCTTCCGGGATCATCCGAGTGGCCACTGCATTACGCAAGTAGATCATTATTCGATCCGACCCTCCGAAGCGATGATCCGGGCCTTCCGGCCTGCCGAGCGGTTTGGCCATTCAACGCGGGAGGTATTGGCGAGTGTAGGTTACAGCGACAATGAAATAGACGGCTTGATCGAGCGAGAGATAGCAGGCACCGGCTGGGGTAAGGAGTACCTGCCAAGCTAA